A genomic stretch from Candidatus Aminicenantes bacterium includes:
- the yidC gene encoding membrane protein insertase YidC: LLWGFFRLLAVSINVRHEPWLLWITDLSKKDPYYVLPILMGVTQLVQQRMTPSGGDDTQKKMMYILPFVMVIMFANFASGLNLYWCFSNLLQIGQQYIINEKIHKQKKDEEHELKIMKRKKGAK, translated from the coding sequence TCTCCTCTGGGGATTTTTCCGCCTGCTGGCGGTCTCGATCAACGTCCGCCATGAGCCCTGGCTGCTGTGGATCACCGACCTGTCCAAGAAGGACCCCTATTATGTCCTGCCCATCCTGATGGGCGTGACCCAGCTCGTCCAGCAGCGCATGACCCCCTCGGGCGGGGACGATACCCAGAAGAAGATGATGTACATCCTGCCGTTTGTCATGGTCATCATGTTCGCCAACTTCGCCAGCGGCCTGAACCTGTACTGGTGCTTTTCGAACCTGCTGCAAATCGGCCAGCAGTACATTATCAACGAGAAGATCCACAAGCAGAAGAAGGACGAGGAGCACGAGCTGAAGATTATGAAGAGGAAAAAAGGAGCCAAATAG